One stretch of Chryseobacterium indologenes DNA includes these proteins:
- the rpmJ gene encoding 50S ribosomal protein L36 — translation MKVRASIKKRSADCKIVRRKGVLFVINKKNPKFKQRQG, via the coding sequence ATGAAAGTAAGAGCATCAATTAAAAAAAGAAGTGCTGATTGCAAAATTGTACGCAGAAAAGGTGTACTATTCGTAATCAACAAGAAGAACCCAAAATTTAAACAAAGACAAGGTTAA
- the rpsM gene encoding 30S ribosomal protein S13 translates to MARIAGIDLPKNKRGVIGLTYIYGVGRSTSSEILKAAGISEDKKVNEWNDDELAAIRTYISENVKVEGELRSEVQLNIKRLMDIGCQRGIRHRLGLPLRGQRTKNNSRTRKGKRKTVANKKKASK, encoded by the coding sequence ATGGCGAGAATTGCAGGTATTGATTTACCAAAAAACAAAAGAGGAGTTATCGGTTTAACTTACATTTATGGTGTTGGAAGAAGTACATCTTCTGAAATCCTTAAAGCTGCCGGTATCAGCGAAGACAAAAAAGTCAACGAATGGAATGACGATGAATTGGCTGCAATCAGAACATACATCTCTGAAAACGTAAAAGTTGAAGGGGAATTAAGATCTGAAGTGCAATTGAACATCAAGAGATTGATGGACATAGGATGCCAACGAGGAATACGTCACAGACTTGGATTACCTTTAAGAGGCCAGAGAACGAAAAACAACTCTAGAACTAGAAAAGGAAAGAGAAAAACTGTTGCTAACAAGAAAAAAGCTAGTAAATAA
- the rpsK gene encoding 30S ribosomal protein S11, whose amino-acid sequence MAKQTKVVKKRKVKVEAIGEAHIQASFNNIIISLTNKNGEVISWASAGKMGFRGSKKNTPFAAQMAAENCSAVAHEAGLRRVKVFVKGPGAGRESAIRSIHNSGIEVSEIVDVTPMPHNGCRPPKRRRV is encoded by the coding sequence ATGGCAAAACAAACAAAAGTAGTTAAGAAAAGAAAAGTAAAAGTTGAAGCTATTGGTGAAGCTCATATTCAAGCTTCTTTCAATAACATCATCATTTCTTTAACAAATAAAAACGGAGAGGTTATCTCTTGGGCTTCTGCCGGTAAAATGGGATTCAGAGGTTCTAAAAAGAATACTCCATTTGCTGCTCAGATGGCAGCTGAAAATTGCTCTGCTGTAGCTCACGAAGCTGGTTTAAGAAGAGTAAAGGTGTTTGTGAAAGGACCTGGTGCAGGTAGAGAATCTGCGATCAGATCTATCCACAATTCAGGAATTGAAGTTTCAGAAATCGTTGACGTGACTCCTATGCCACACAACGGATGTAGACCACCAAAAAGAAGAAGAGTTTAA
- the rpsD gene encoding 30S ribosomal protein S4: MARYIGPKTKIARKFGAAIYGDDKNFEKRKNQPPGQHGPNKRRGAKKSEYAVQLAEKQKAKYTYGILERQFANLFEKAHRSKGVTGEVLLQLCESRLDNVVYRLGFAKTRSGARQLVSHRHITVNGEILNIPSYLVKAGDVIAVREKSKSLEVVTNALASKSNYEWLQFNDEKKEGTFISAPERIQIPEDIKENLIVELYSK; encoded by the coding sequence ATGGCAAGATATATTGGACCTAAAACTAAGATTGCTAGAAAGTTTGGTGCTGCAATCTACGGAGATGATAAAAACTTCGAAAAAAGAAAGAACCAACCGCCAGGACAACACGGTCCTAACAAGAGAAGAGGTGCTAAAAAATCAGAATATGCAGTTCAGTTAGCTGAAAAACAAAAAGCTAAATATACTTACGGTATTTTAGAAAGACAGTTTGCTAACTTGTTTGAAAAAGCACACAGAAGTAAAGGAGTAACAGGGGAAGTTCTATTACAACTTTGTGAATCAAGATTGGATAACGTAGTATACAGATTAGGTTTTGCTAAAACTAGATCTGGTGCAAGACAATTAGTTTCTCACAGACACATTACTGTGAACGGAGAAATTCTTAATATCCCTTCTTACTTGGTAAAAGCTGGTGATGTAATCGCTGTAAGAGAAAAGTCTAAGTCTCTTGAAGTTGTTACCAACGCATTGGCTTCTAAGTCAAACTATGAGTGGTTACAATTCAACGATGAGAAGAAAGAAGGTACCTTCATTTCTGCTCCTGAGAGAATCCAAATTCCGGAGGACATTAAGGAGAACCTTATCGTCGAACTTTACTCTAAATAA
- a CDS encoding DNA-directed RNA polymerase subunit alpha: MAILQFIKPDKVILLNSDEFKGQFEFRPLEPGFGLTIGNALRRVLLSSLEGYAISSIKIEGVEHEFSTIPGVIEDVTEIILNLKQVRLKASAEGQANEQVVAKVSGQTIITAGDLGKSINGFEVLNPDLVICNLNSDVTFEITFNIEKGRGYVPSEQNKSNNAPLGTIAIDSIFTPIKKVQYSIENYRVEQKTDYEKLVLDIETDGSISPQNALTEASKILIYHFMLFSDERITLETEAVKASIQYDEETLHTRQLLKSKLADMDLSVRALNCLKAAEVETLGELVSYSKSDLMKFRNFGKKSLTELEELVHSKGLNFGFDVAKYKLDADK; encoded by the coding sequence ATGGCAATTTTACAATTCATAAAACCCGATAAAGTAATTTTACTTAACTCTGATGAATTTAAAGGTCAATTTGAATTCAGACCTTTAGAACCAGGTTTCGGGCTTACAATCGGTAATGCTTTGAGAAGAGTGTTGCTTTCTTCTCTGGAAGGATATGCTATTTCATCTATCAAAATAGAAGGTGTAGAGCACGAATTTTCAACTATTCCAGGAGTAATCGAAGACGTTACCGAAATTATTCTTAACCTAAAGCAGGTAAGATTAAAAGCTTCAGCAGAAGGCCAGGCTAACGAGCAGGTTGTTGCTAAAGTTTCAGGTCAAACGATTATTACTGCTGGTGATTTAGGAAAATCGATCAACGGATTCGAGGTTTTAAACCCGGATTTAGTGATTTGTAACCTAAATAGTGATGTAACTTTCGAAATTACTTTCAATATTGAAAAAGGAAGAGGATATGTTCCTTCTGAACAAAATAAGTCAAACAATGCACCTCTGGGTACAATTGCTATTGACTCTATTTTCACGCCGATCAAGAAAGTACAGTACAGCATTGAAAATTATCGTGTAGAGCAAAAAACAGACTACGAAAAACTTGTATTAGATATAGAAACTGACGGGTCTATCAGCCCTCAGAATGCTTTAACAGAAGCTTCTAAGATATTAATTTATCACTTCATGCTATTCTCTGATGAGAGAATAACCCTTGAAACTGAAGCTGTAAAAGCATCTATCCAATATGACGAAGAAACTCTTCACACAAGACAACTTCTTAAGTCTAAATTAGCAGATATGGATCTTTCAGTAAGAGCCCTTAACTGTCTAAAAGCAGCTGAAGTAGAAACTCTTGGAGAATTAGTTTCTTACAGTAAGTCTGATTTGATGAAATTCAGAAATTTTGGTAAAAAATCTTTGACAGAACTAGAAGAATTAGTGCATTCAAAAGGTCTTAACTTCGGTTTCGACGTTGCAAAATATAAGTTAGACGCTGATAAATAA
- the rplQ gene encoding 50S ribosomal protein L17 gives MRHGKKFNHLGRTASHRSALLSNMACSLIEHKRINTTVAKAKALRVYVEPLLTKAKEDTTHNRRVVFSYLQNKFAVAELFRTVAPKIAERNGGYTRIIKTGFRPGDAADMALIELVDFNELYNPNAEEKKATRRSRRSTAAPKKAEAVVAEAPAVEEKVEEAKADTTEEKTEE, from the coding sequence ATGAGACACGGTAAAAAATTCAATCACTTAGGAAGAACAGCTTCTCACAGAAGTGCTTTACTTTCTAATATGGCTTGTTCTCTAATTGAGCATAAAAGAATCAACACTACTGTAGCTAAAGCTAAGGCTTTAAGAGTATATGTTGAGCCTCTATTAACAAAAGCAAAAGAAGATACTACACATAACAGAAGAGTAGTATTCTCTTACCTTCAAAATAAATTTGCGGTTGCTGAACTATTCAGAACTGTAGCTCCTAAAATCGCTGAAAGAAACGGTGGTTATACAAGAATCATTAAGACAGGTTTCAGACCAGGTGATGCTGCTGATATGGCTCTTATCGAATTGGTAGATTTCAACGAGCTTTACAACCCTAATGCTGAAGAGAAAAAAGCTACAAGAAGAAGCAGAAGATCAACTGCTGCACCTAAGAAAGCTGAAGCTGTAGTTGCTGAAGCTCCTGCAGTAGAAGAGAAAGTAGAAGAAGCTAAAGCTGATACTACTGAAGAAAAAACTGAAGAATAA